The nucleotide window TGCCATAAAGGTCTCGAATACTGTCAAAGGCATCACCCCCTTCCTCCGGGGTTCGCCGACCATCCAATAGATTTGACTATTGCTTCTCAAGTATAACATACCCTCGTCCTAAACTAGAACACATGTTCTGTCATTAACCAAAAATTAGGGCTAAGATACTAGATGATCAGGAATGACATCCATCCAGTATCCACCCTTTTATTAATCTGTTAGCCTCGGTTTGCCAGGATCACAGCCAGGCTGTTTCATTGCCGTTGCTTCCGCCACTTTCGATAAGTAGTAACACTCTTCCCTAAACATATGGTCAGCCATAAGTGGCGCAAAACTGCCTAAAGCCTGTTCAGACAACCTAAGTTCTTTTAATTCATCAAGAAATCTCATGAACACCTTAATTTCCATAGAAACCTCATGGTTCATTCTTTCCAGGGCTGGAAAAGAGGCTAAATTTGTACGCAGATAACCAGTCAGCTCCACAGCTTTCAGGTAAAAATCTTCAAATTGCTTTACAAATTTCTCACTTGTAGCTTTCAAACGTTTTTCAACCTGGTCAATATTACTTTGGATCGCACCAGCATGACCAGCTGCATCAAGCAGCCAGACCGTATGGTGATGCAGCTCATGAAATACGGGCGGTACCTCTCCCCTTTTCAGATACTCAAGAACCCTTAGATATTCTTCGACCTCATTTACCATGTGATTGACAAAAGTAGGACCTAAATGGATTTTTACCTTTCCGGTCAGCATTTTTTCAATGAGCTCTAATTTAAATTTCCTGATTTTCTTCGCTTCTTCATCCGCTCTCATACTCAAATGGATTAAGTCTGTTGTATCCACTCTCTGCAGCAGCCTATCAAAAGTATTGATGAAATACTTCGAGGAATCAATTTCTTCCTGTTCAATGGGAGCAAGTGCCTCGAACATGAATCTTCCATGATCCCCAAGAACCTGAAGCCAAAACCGATGCTCAAAAACAGCCGCCTCCTTGAAATCCCGATCCATTCCAGTCCCCTCCTCAAAAATGGTTTCATAAAAGCATATCTGTGTCCCATGTAAATTATTCATTCAACTACCCTAAACAAATCACAAATAAAAGGCCTGCAGATACTAAAATCTGCAGGCCAACTATTATTTTGTTACGGGCTTTTTCAATAACCCAAGCAAGATTGCTGTGATTGCTGAGCCAATTAAAATCGCGGCCAGGTATAACAACCATCCGCCGTCCACAAGCGGAACTACGAACAAACCGCCATGAGGAGCTCTAAGTCCGATATTGAACATCATTGACAATCCGCCGGCTACTGCAGCTCCAGCCATCGCGGATGGAATCACACGAAGCGGATCAGCGGCAGCAAATGGGATTGCACCTTCTGTGATGAAGGAAAGTCCCATGATATAATTCGCTTTTCCAGCATCTTGATCTTCTTTTGAGAATTTGTTCCTAAAGATTGTAGTCGCTAATGCAATTCCTAATGGCGGGACCATGCCAGCAGCCATAATGGCAGCCATTGGCTCATATACCCCGTTCGCAAGCAAGCCTGTTCCAAAAACATAGGCTGCCTTATTCACTGGTCCGCCCATGTCGAATGCCATCATTAGGCCAAGGACAATTCCAAGCAATACAGCATTGCCTGTCCCTAACCCTGACAGCCAGTCTGTAATAGCCTGGTTCAAGGCACCAACCGGTTTATTTACCAGGAATAACATAATGAATCCTGTAAGGGCAATTCCGAACAATGGATACAATAGGATTGTTTTAATCCCTTCCAGTGATGCTGGAAGCCCAGCGAATAATTTCTTCAGACCGAGAACGAGATATCCTGCGAGGAATCCAGCTACCAAACCGCCAAGGAAGCCGCCGCCCCCTGTTGCTGCAAGCACACCGCCAACCATACCAGGAGCAAATCCAGGTCTGTCAGCAATACTTAGAGCAATGAAACCAGCAAGAATAGGTACCAGCAATCCAAATGCTCCTGCTCCTCCGCCAATATCCATCAGGGCCTTGGCAATTGGATGATAGGATGGATCCTCAGGATTGAAGGCATTATAGCCAAACATGAAGGAGATCGCGATCAGGATACCGCCTCCGACAACAAATGGAAGCATATTTGAAACACCATTCATCAAATGCTTATAGATTCCGCCTCGGCTTTCTTTCTTTTCTGCCGGCGCATTGCCTGTCGACTTATAAAGTGGCGCATCCTTCTTAACCGCTTTTTCAATCAGATCTTTTGGTCTGCGGATTCCGTCGGCAACTGGTACATCGATCAATGGCTTGCCTGTGAACCTTTCCATATCAACTTTTGTATCGGCAGCGATAATGACAGCCTCTGCTCTTTCAATGTCTTCCGGCGTCAAGACATTTTTGGCGCCTCCTGACCCATTCGTTTCTACCTTGATGTCTACGCCCATTTCAGCCGCTTTCGCTTTTAACGAATCCGCTGCCATGTACGTGTGGGCAATCCCCGTTGGGCAA belongs to Mesobacillus sp. AQ2 and includes:
- a CDS encoding fructose-specific PTS transporter subunit EIIC, which produces MRITELLTRETILLSMTAKSKHDAVNELVGVLDAAGKISDQEIFKEAILNREKQSTTGVGDGIAIPHAKTRVVKDAAIVFGRSESGIDYESLDGQPAHLFFMIAAPEGANNTHLEALARLSTILMKADAREKLMAAQSADEVIGIIDSYDQEEKEEESVEGNKKYIVAVTACPTGIAHTYMAADSLKAKAAEMGVDIKVETNGSGGAKNVLTPEDIERAEAVIIAADTKVDMERFTGKPLIDVPVADGIRRPKDLIEKAVKKDAPLYKSTGNAPAEKKESRGGIYKHLMNGVSNMLPFVVGGGILIAISFMFGYNAFNPEDPSYHPIAKALMDIGGGAGAFGLLVPILAGFIALSIADRPGFAPGMVGGVLAATGGGGFLGGLVAGFLAGYLVLGLKKLFAGLPASLEGIKTILLYPLFGIALTGFIMLFLVNKPVGALNQAITDWLSGLGTGNAVLLGIVLGLMMAFDMGGPVNKAAYVFGTGLLANGVYEPMAAIMAAGMVPPLGIALATTIFRNKFSKEDQDAGKANYIMGLSFITEGAIPFAAADPLRVIPSAMAGAAVAGGLSMMFNIGLRAPHGGLFVVPLVDGGWLLYLAAILIGSAITAILLGLLKKPVTK
- a CDS encoding DUF2935 domain-containing protein, producing MDRDFKEAAVFEHRFWLQVLGDHGRFMFEALAPIEQEEIDSSKYFINTFDRLLQRVDTTDLIHLSMRADEEAKKIRKFKLELIEKMLTGKVKIHLGPTFVNHMVNEVEEYLRVLEYLKRGEVPPVFHELHHHTVWLLDAAGHAGAIQSNIDQVEKRLKATSEKFVKQFEDFYLKAVELTGYLRTNLASFPALERMNHEVSMEIKVFMRFLDELKELRLSEQALGSFAPLMADHMFREECYYLSKVAEATAMKQPGCDPGKPRLTD